The Archocentrus centrarchus isolate MPI-CPG fArcCen1 chromosome 7, fArcCen1, whole genome shotgun sequence genome window below encodes:
- the plcg1 gene encoding 1-phosphatidylinositol 4,5-bisphosphate phosphodiesterase gamma-1: MAGTSGFFSNGPVPWMDNDTEMNNLYRDLELGTVLTLFYSKKSQRPERRTFQVKLETRTIVWTRGTDKIEGEIDIREIKEIRPGQKSRDFERYVEDSAARLDQGHCFVILYGTEFRLKSLSLAATSDEEMTMWVKGLNWLVADTLKSPTPLQIERWLRKQFYAVDRNREDRISCKDLKSMLSQVNYRVPNMRFLREKLPDSELRNGDVSFSQFAQLYRSLMFDAQKNMEIPFLQKFIDRPEQRISQEEFKNFLLESQKEMWATDNLQVQEFMFGYLKDPLREVEQPYFHQDEFLTYLFSKENTIWDSSLDQVCPENMNNPLSHYWISSSHNTYLTGDQFSSESSLEAYARCLRMGCRCIELDCWDGPDGMPVIYHGHTLTTKIKFCDVLTTIKEHAFVTSDYPIILSIEDHCSIVQQRNMAGQFKKVFADMLLTKAVDVGADGLPSPNQLKRKILIKHKKLAEGSAYEEVSTSTPYSENDISNSIKNGILYLEDPINHEWYPHFFVLTSNKIYYSEETSSNPGNDDEEEHREVSYGMDQHVTEKWFHGKLGAGRDGRQIAERLLSEYCVETGAPDGSFLVRESETFVGDYTLSFWRSGRVQHCRIHSRQEAGSPKFYLTDNLVFDTLFALITHYQQVALRCNEFEMKLTEPVPQTNAHESKEWYHANLSRSQAENMLMRVPRDGAFLVRKRAEPNSFAISFRAEGKIKHCRVQQEGQTVVLGTSEFDSLVDLISYYEKHPLYRKMKLRYPINEDTLEKIGTAEPDYGSLYEGRNPGFYVEANQMPTFKCTVRAMYEYKAQRDDELSFTKNAIISSVEKQEGGWWKGDCGGKKQLWFPANYVEEISPSAAEPDDRTEMTENSPLGDLLRGSIDVPACQIVERPEGKGSRPHVFSLVPTTSMRAGPVLDIAANTQEELKEWVRKIREVTMTSEAKLEEGKMMERRKKIALELSDLVIYCRPVPFDEEKIGTERACFRDMSSFPETKAEKYVNKIKGKKFLQYNRLQLSRIYPRGQRLDSSNYDPLPMWLCGSQLVALNFQTGDKPMQMNQALFMLNGRSGYVLQPPIMRDDNFDPFDRQTLRGVEQISLEIEVLGSRHLPKHGRGIVCPLIEIEVCGAEYDSAKQKTDSEADNGLNPTWPRKSFQFTVFNSAFAFLRFVVYEIDMFNDQNFLAEATFPIHGLKTGYRSVPLKNSYNEDLELASLLVHMDITRGRDENGEVPSPFAAVGAMSVSASAQSVRERFGELSSVSSTSSSMSPLPQSPAQAMAYRGREGSFESRYQSPIDDFRVSQETLLDMDSQNRRIPRRTRVGGENRV, from the exons ATGGCTGGGACCTCTGGCTTCTTTTCCAACGGACCTGTGCCGTGGATGGATAACGACACAGAGATGAACAACCTGTACCGAGATCTGGAGCTGGGGACAGTACTGACACTGTTTTATTCTAAGAAGTCCCAGCGGCCAGAGAGAAGGACATTTCAAGTAAAGCTGGAGACCAGGACAATTGTCTGGACTCGGGGCACAGATAAAatagagggagaga TTGATATTCGAGAAATCAAGGAGATCCGTCCCGGACAGAAGTCCCGGGACTTTGAGCGCTATGTGGAGGACTCGGCAGCGCGACTCGATCAGGGCCATTGCTTTGTTATTCTGTACGGCACCGAGTTTCGCCTTAAATCACTCAGCCTGGCAG CAACATCTGATGAAGAGATGACCATGTGGGTGAAGGGGTTAAACTGGCTTGTGGCTGATACATTGAAGTCTCCAACACCGCTTCAGATCGAGCG gtggttACGTAAGCAGTTCTATGCTGTTGATCGCAACAGAGAAGACAG GATATCCTGTAAGGATCTGAAGAGCATGCTGAGCCAGGTCAACTACAGGGTGCCCAACATGAGGTTCCTCCGAGAGAAACTTCCG GACTCAGAGTTGAGGAATGGAGACGTGTCCTTCAGCCAGTTTGCCCAGCTTTATCGTAGTCTCATGTTTGATGCCCAGAAAAAC ATGGAAATCCCATTTCTACAAAA GTTCATTGATAGACCAGAACAGAGGATTTCCCAAGAGGAGTTCAAGAACTTCCTCTTGGAGTCTCAAAAG GAAATGTGGGCCACAGATAACCTTCAAGTCCAGGAGTTTATGTTCGGCTACCTGAAAGACCCCCTGAGGGAAGTGGAGCAGCCTTATTTCCATCAAGACGAG TTCCTCACATACCTGTTCTCCAAAGAGAACACCATTTGGGATTCCTCGCTGGACCAAGTATGTCCTGAGAATATGAACAACCCCCTGTCTCACTACTGGATCTCCTCTTCGCACAACAC CTACCTGACAGGAGACCAGTTTTCCAGCGAGTCGTCCTTGGAGGCGTACGCTCGCTGTCTGAGGATGGGCTGCCGCTGTATTGAAT tggactGCTGGGATGGCCCTGATGGAATGCCAGTCATCTACCATGGGCACACCCTCACAACCAAAATCAAGTTTTGTGATGTCTTGACCACAATTAAAGAGCATGCCTTTGTCACATCCGA CTATCCCATCATCCTGTCCATCGAGGACCACTGTAGTATTGTGCAGCAGAGGAATATGGCTGGTCAATTTAAGAAGGTGTTTGCAGACATGCTGCTAACCAAAGCAGTGGATGTTGGAGCAGATGGGCTGCCCTCACCCAATCAGCTCAAGAGGAAGATCCTCATCAAG CATAAGAAGCTTGCAGAAGGCAGCGCCTATGAGGAGGTGTCCACCTCCACTCCCTACTCAGAGAATGATATCAGCAACTCCATCAAAAATGGCATCCTGTACCTGGAAGATCCCATTAACCAT GAGTGGTACCCTCATTTTTTTGTCCTAACCAGCAATAAGATCTACTACTCAGAAGAGACCTCCAGTAACCCGGGtaatgatgatgaggaggagcacagagag GTGTCCTATGGTATGGACCAGCATGTGACAGAGAAATGGTTCCATGGAAAGCTTGGTGCTGGGCGGGATGGGCGGCAGATAGCCGAGAGGCTGCTGTCTGAATACTGCGTGGAGACTGGAGCTCCTGATGGCTCCTTCTTGGTCCGGGAAAGTGAGACCTTTGTGGGAGACTACACTCTGTCTTTCtg GCGCTCGGGGAGGGTGCAACACTGTCGTATCCACTCTCGTCAGGAGGCAGGCAGCCCCAAGTTCTACCTGACTGACAACCTGGTATTTGATACACTctttgccctgattacccactACCAGCAGGTGGCACTGCGCTGTAACgaatttgaaatgaaactgaCTGAGCCAGTACCTCAGACCAATGCTCATGAGAGCAAAGA GTGGTACCACGCCAACCTCTCCAGGAGCCAGGCAGAGAACATGTTGATGCGGGTTCCTCGTGATGGGGCTTTTCTAGTCAGAAAAAGGGCAGAGCCCAATTCTTTTGCCATTTCATTCAG GGCCGAGGGTAAAATAAAGCACTGTCGTGTGCAGCAGGAGGGTCAGACCGTGGTGCTGGGCACCTCAGAGTTTGACAGCCTTGTAGATCTCATCAGCTACTATGAGAAGCACCCTCTGTACCGTAAAATGAAACTACGCTATCCCATCAatgaggacacactggagaagaTAGGGACTGCT GAGCCAGACTACGGGTCTCTATACGAGGGTAGGAATCCAGGCTTTTATGTGGAGGCTAATCAAATGCCTACATTCAAG TGCACGGTGAGAGCCATGTATGAGTATAAAGCCCAGAGAGACGATGAGCTCTCCTTCACTAAGAATGCTATCATTTCTAGTGTGGAAAAACAGGAAGGAGGATG GTGGAAgggtgactgtggaggaaagAAGCAGCTGTGGTTTCCGGCAAACTACGTGGAGGAGATCAGTCCATCAGCAGCTGAGCCTGATGACAGAACT GAGATGACAGAAAACAGCCCTCTGGGAGATCTGCTGAGAGGAAGCATTGATGTGCCTGCCTGTCAGATTG ttgAGCGTCCCGAAGGGAAAGGCAGCAGGCCTCACGTCTTCTCCCTAGTGCCGACTACCTCTATGCGGGCAGGCCCAGTGCTGGACATCGCTGCAAACACTCAAGAAGAGCTCAAGGAATGGGTGCGCAAGATCCGTGAAGTCACCATGACCTCAGAGGCCAAg CTGGAGGAGGGGAAGATGATggaaaggaggaagaagatTGCACTGGAATTATCTGACCTGGTCATTTACTGTAGGCCTGTGCCATTTGATGAAGAAA AGATTGGCACAGAGCGAGCCTGTTTCCGGGATATGTCATCCTTCCCTGAAACCAAGGCAGAGAAATACGTCAACAAAATCAAGGGGAAGAAGTTCCTGCAGTACAATCGGCTGCAGCTGTCCAGGATCTACCCCAGAGGCCAGAGACTAGACTCTTCTAACTATGACCCACTCCCCATGTGGCTCTGCGGATCTCAGCTGGTAGCACTTAACTTCCAGACAGGAG ACAAGCCTATGCAGATGAACCAGGCCCTGTTCATGCTGAATGGAAGAAGTGGCTATGTCCTTCAGCCCCCCATCATGAGAGACGACAACTTTGATCCCTTTGACAGACAAACACTACGGGGTGTGGAACAAATCAGTCTGGAGATTGAG GTCTTGGGCTCCCGGCACCTGCCCAAGCATGGACGTGGCATCGTTTGCCCTCTGATTGAGATCGAGGTGTGTGGAGCAGAGTACGATAGTGCCAAGCAAAAAACAGACTCGGAAG CTGATAATGGTCTGAATCCCACTTGGCCAAGAAAGTCATTCCAGTTCACAGTGTTCAACTCTGCTTTTGCCTTTCTGCGTTTTGTGGTGTACGAGATTGACATGTTCAACGACCAAAACTTCCTGGCTGAGGCCACGTTCCCCATTCATGGCCTAAAGACAG GTTACCGGTCAGTACCTCTGAAGAACAGCTACAATGAGGATCTGGAGTTGGCTTCTCTCTTAGTCCACATGGACATAACCAGAGGCAGG GATGAAAACGGTGAGGTTCCGAGCCCATTTGCTGCAGTCGGGGCCATGTCAGTGTCAGCATCAGCTCAGTCAGTGCGGGAGCGTTTTGGGGAACTGAGCTCAGTGTCCTCAACTTCCTCCAGCATGTCTCCTTTGCCGCAGTCGCCAGCCCAGGCCATGGCCTACAGAGGGAGGGAAGGCTCTTTTGAATCCCGCTACCAGTCCCCTATAGATGACTTCAGGGTGTCCCAGGAGACGCTGCTGGACATGGACTCGCAGAACAGaag GATCCCGCGGAGGACCAGAGTGGGCGGAGAGAACCGTGTCTAA